One stretch of Gopherus flavomarginatus isolate rGopFla2 chromosome 2, rGopFla2.mat.asm, whole genome shotgun sequence DNA includes these proteins:
- the HOXA4 gene encoding homeobox protein Hox-A4 has translation MTMSSFLINSNYIEPKFPPCEEYSQHSSASSSSSTYHHHQPHLHQHPAHPGQSLPDYYQRPSRDPGYQPPPPPPPLPEALYPAQPPGYPEAPYSYSSASANPGQEQPPPGASPPPPPPPPPPKGHHVQSQPLLQSHVLQHQHHCEAAPAAGAGASPGCPLLPDKSLPGLKGKEPVVYPWMKKIHVSTVNPNYTGGEPKRSRTAYTRQQVLELEKEFHFNRYLTRRRRIEIAHTLCLSERQVKIWFQNRRMKWKKDHKLPNTKMRSSNPSTASQQAKAQTQGHHHQLDGSTPNSSALS, from the exons ATGACCATGAGTTCGTTTTTGATAAACTCCAACTACATCGAGCCCAAATTCCCGCCCTGCGAGGAGTATTCGCAGCACAgcagcgccagcagcagcagcagcacctaccaccaccaccagccgcacctgcaccagcaccctgcGCACCCGGGCCAGTCTCTCCCCGACTACTACCAGCGGCCCAGCAGAGACCCTGGATACCAGCCACCACCgccacctcctcctcttcccgAGGCGCTCTACCCAGCGCAGCCACCCGGCTACCCCGAGGCACCCTACAGCTACAGCAGCGCCAGCGCCAACCCGGGCCAGGAGCAGCCACCCCCGGGCGCCTCTCCTCCAccgcctccaccaccaccaccaccgaagGGGCACCATGTCcagtcccagcccctgctccaaagccaCGTTCTGCAACACCAGCACCACTGCGAAGCAGCCCCCGCCGCAGGGGCCGGGGCCAGCCCAggctgccccctcctgcctgACAAGAGCCTGCCTGGCCTCAAAGGCAAAGAGCCCGTGGTCTACCCCTGGATGAAGAAGATCCATGTGAGCACTG tcAATCCCAATTACACTGGAGGGGAACCCAAGAGGTCTCGAACTGCCTACACCAGACAACAAGTCTTAGAGCTGGAGAAGGAGTTCCATTTTAACCGTTACCTGACCAGGAGGCGACGCATTGAGATAGCACACACACTTTGTCTCTCGGAGCGCCAGGTCAAGATCTGGTTTCAGAACAGGAGGATGAAATGGAAGAAAGATCACAAACTGCCTAACACTAAGATGCGCTCCTCAAACCCATCCACTGCTAGTCAGCAAGCCAAAGCACAGACACAGGGCCACCACCATCAACTCGATGGGTCAACACCCAACTCATCAGCCCTATCatga